One Calliopsis andreniformis isolate RMS-2024a chromosome 9, iyCalAndr_principal, whole genome shotgun sequence genomic window carries:
- the LOC143183404 gene encoding odorant receptor 43a-like, whose product MKKKSSVSDSSKENDQDFYRKDISIIATAFLMKFIGLWIANSKEEQRRRNLALFYTVIAIIFGVWVQTRDFYYSWPDFNNCAYVGCNILSLCLILVKLFILIIHRREFIDLILYTYKNFWHLNYDINEKLLLANCKKICIMCMVILNSCGLLTVISYILTPIIANIGKNQSDRIHPFNMRLDLPILTVSPYYEIVFVLQVLSLYYVAVCYISFDYLLCLINLHVTTQFRILQYRLMNIGGADTINRQTFKSCIRQHQTYIWYCCRLEDIFTLVALGHVLIFSLLICLLGYQTFLADSLTRRFTFTFHLGGSLNLLFLFTYSCDGLIQESVNIGTAVYKCPWTTLPMNRAGRNVRKDLQLIIIRSRRPCCLTAGGFFPISLATFTRVLSTGMSYFTLIRQSI is encoded by the exons ATGAAGAAGAAAAGTAGCGTTTCGGATAGTTCAAAGGAAAATGATCAGGATTTTTACAGGAAAGACATTTCTATAATCGCGACAGCCTTCCTGATGAAATTCATTGGTCTGTGGATAGCGAATAGCAAAGAGGAGCAACGTCGAAGAAACTTAGCGTTATTCTACACGGTAATCGCGATTATTTTTGGCGTATGGGTCCAAACCAGGGACTTCTATTACTCCTGGCCTGATTTCAAT AATTGTGCTTATGTAGGTTGCAATATTTTGAGTTTGTGCCTGATTTTAGTGaagttattcattttaattaTACATAGACGCGAGTTTATTGATTTAATTCTATACACGTATAAGAATTTTTGGCATTTGAACTACGACATCAATGAAAAGCTATTATTGGCCAATTGTAAAAAGATCTGCATTATGTGTATGGTTATTCTTAATTCCTGTGGCTTGCTCACCGTTATCAGTTACATACTGACACCTATTATAG CGAATATTGGAAAGAATCAGTCAGACAGAATTCACCCCTTTAATATGCGGCTCGATCTGCCTATTCTAACCGTATCACCGTATTACGAAATAGTATTCGTGCTACAG GTTTTGTCCCTTTACTACGTTGCCGTGTGTTACATTTCGTTCGACTATCTTTTGTGCCTAATAAATCTGCACGTCACTACTCAATTTCGTATACTACAATATAGGCTGATGAATATTGGTGGCGCAGATACTATAAATAGACAAACGTTCAAAAGTTGCATACGCCAACACCAGACCTACATCTGGTACTGTTGCAGACTTGAGGATATATTTACGTTAGTAGCACTTGGTCACGTGCTTATCTTCAGCTTGTTGATATGTCTACTGGGATATCAAACATTCTTG GCTGACTCATTGACAAGACGTTTCACTTTTACATTCCATCTGGGAGGATCTTTAAatctattattcctgtttacgtaTAGCTGTGATGGTTTAATACAAGAAAGTGTAAATATTGGAACAGCAGTGTACAAGTGTCCGTGGACGACTCTGCCAATGAACAGAGCTGGTAGGAATGTCCGAAAAGATTTACAATTGATCATCATACGATCAAGGAGACCTTGCTGTCTTACTGCTGGTGGATTTTTTCCTATCTCTTTGGCAACCTTCACTAGG GTCCTCAGCACTGGGATGTCTTATTTCACTCTGATAAGGCAGTCTATTTAA
- the LOC143183405 gene encoding odorant receptor 13a-like: MSLTNNDDFSVVLTITCLKIAGYWRAATRIQQCIYNFLITSGASGCFNKKEVVIFLRYWHAFMNLSDCLYGLCNLITLSLALFKLFLMLWYRKEFYHLVNFLRKEFLNSTYDSYETVIVNRCRRISTFFVCCFTFFAQGTLLNYSLSPIIDNIGKNVTGRPLPAKVWTDWAGDTPYYEILYTAQIYSIYHGGLYYFSFDNFLCIITVHVAGQFRILQYRLAVLNSANSRKNNGKNSAKEHYITFKNCVQQHQILIEYCKKIEATFSIFALVQVVIFSLLICLVGYQIITADATIARRVIFICHIGGSMSQLFMFTYGCDCITRDSMNVATGVYAGPWTQLSMNKSGKMLRKDSILVILRSSVPCSITACGFSSISLETYTKVLSTAVSYFTLLSQSAETEMK; encoded by the exons ATGTCACTTACGAACAATGACGATTTTTCTGTTGTGCTAACAATTACTTGCTTGAAAATTGCTGGCTATTGGAGAGCAGCTACTCGCATTCAACAATGCATCTATAATTTCTTAATTACTAGTGGTGCCTCCGGATGCTT TAACAAAAAAGAAGTAGTTATTTTCCTGAGGTATTGGCATGCATTTATGAACCTCTCT GACTGCCTTTATGGCCTCTGCAATTTAATCACATTGAGTTTGGCTTTATTCAAATTATTTCTCATGCTTTGGTACAGAAAGGAATTCTATCATTTAGTGAACTTTTTACGAAAAGAATTTCTCAATTCTACTTACGACAGCTATGAGACAGTGATCGTGAATCGTTGTAGGCGCATCTCTACTTTCTTCGTTTGCTGCTTCACCTTCTTTGCTCAGGGAACGCTCCTTAACTATAGTTTAAGTCCGATTATAG ATAATATTGGAAAAAATGTGACGGGTCGACCACTTCCGGCTAAGGTGTGGACAGATTGGGCTGGAGATACACCATACTATGAGATACTGTATACAGCACAG ATTTACTCTATCTATCACGGCGGCTTGTACTATTTTAGTTTCGACAACTTTCTGTGTATAATAACTGTACATGTAGCTGGTCAGTTTCGTATATTGCAATACAGACTAGCGGTTCTGAACAGCGCGAACAGTAGAAAAAACAATGGTAAAAATTCTGCAAAAGAGCATTACATTACATTTAAAAATTGTGTTCAGCAACATCAAAtacttattgagtattgcaagaaGATCGAAGCTACATTCAGTATATTCGCTCTGGTGCAAGTAGTAATATTCAGCTTGCTAATCTGTCTCGTTGGCTATCAGATAATTACG GCAGATGCAACAATTGCAAGACGCGTTATTTTTATCTGTCACATCGGAGGATCTATGTCACAGCTTTTTATGTTTACCTATGGTTGCGATTGTATAACAAGGGACAGTATGAACGTAGCGACAGGAGTATATGCAGGACCGTGGACTCAATTGTCTATGAACAAGAGTGGCAAAATGCTGCGAAAGGACTCGATACTCGTAATCTTGCGGTCCAGCGTACCTTGCAGTATAACAGCCTGTGGATTTTCATCAATATCCCTCGAAACATATACTAAG GTCTTAAGTACTGCAGTGTCATACTTCACATTGCTAAGCCAAAGCGCCGAGACGGAGATGAAGTAA
- the LOC143183406 gene encoding odorant receptor 10-like, with the protein MNIHDCVFVACNILYLMIVFYKIIVLCIHKKQFYELVLFTEKNFWHSNYNVQEKLILTDCRRICGIFIIVLSFCAQGTCAGYMVTPLLANIGRNESDRILPFNMWVNFPTGLSPYFEILFTIQVLCVYHVGTCYICFDNFLCLVNLHVASQFRILQYRLKNLTDSFHKEADSLELEKNQTEMCYKKLRSCVQQHQMLIEYCSELENVFTLIVLGQVLFLAMIICLVGYQLFLNSIVTHKSVKKILTCLIFMQTDSPPSRSVSLVLNLGGTMCQLLMFTYSCDGLVQQSSNIGRAIFSGPWTTLPMNKVGRTVRRNIIIITLRTTRCCSLTASGFFPVSLETYTGILSTAMSYFTLLRNSSLDVENALD; encoded by the exons atgaatattcat GATTGCGTTTTTGTCGCTTGCAATATCTTATATTTAATGATCGTATTCTACAAAATCATCGTTTTGTGCATACACAAAAAGCAGTTCTACGAGTTAGTTCTGTTCACAGAAAAGAACTTTTGGCATTCGAACTACAATGTTCAAGAAAAGTTGATTTTGACAGATTGCAGGAGAATATGTGGGATTTTTATCATTGTATTGAGTTTTTGTGCTCAAGGTACCTGCGCTGGTTATATGGTAACACCTTTATTAG CGAATATCGGAAGAAATGAGTCCGATAGGATATTACCCTTCAATATGTGGGTGAACTTTCCTACAGGATTGTCGCCCTACTTTGAGATATTATTTACAATACAG GTTCTGTGCGTGTACCACGTTGGCACATGTTACATCTGCTTCGATAATTTTTTGTGTCTGGTGAATCTACACGTAGCCAGTCAATTTCGCATATTGCAATATAGGCTGAAAAACTTGACAGACTCCTTCCACAAGGAAGCAGACAGCTTAGAGTTGGAAAAGAACCAAACAGAGATGTGTTACAAAAAATTGAGAAGCTGTGTTCAACAGCACCAGATGCTTATAGAATATTGCAGCGAGCTTGAGAATGTATTCACATTAATCGTCCTAGGTCAAGTGCTTTTCTTGGCCATGATCATTTGTCTCGTCGGATATCAACTATTTTTG aaTTCTATAGTGACGCATAAATCTGTTAAGAAAATTCTTAC TTGTTTAATATTTATGCAGACAGACTCACCTCCTTCTCGAAGCGTCAGTTTAGTCCTGAACTTGGGTGGAACTATGTGTCAACTCCTGATGTTCACCTATAGTTGCGATGGCTTAGTACAGCAGAGCTCCAATATTGGTAGAGCAATATTCTCGGGGCCGTGGACCACTCTGCCAATGAATAAAGTTGGCAGAACCGTGCgcagaaatataataataattactctGAGAACGACTAGGTGTTGCAGTTTAACAGCCAGCGGGTTCTTTCCGGTGTCTCTGGAGACCTACACCGGG ATCCTCAGTACCGCAATGTCTTATTTTACTTTACTAAGAAATTCATCCTTGGATGTGGAAAATGC ACTTGATTGA
- the LOC143183407 gene encoding odorant receptor 10-like — protein sequence MRSTKWVLFTYFFFEVIVLRPPYFLTENNEFRKLQQASGMLLQLVHYEFSIPFFCNILYLTNIFFKIGVMYAHRVDFFDLVLFTFKNFWHLDYVPAEKLILNDCKRAAALVSSSLLLWCLPISFIFNMPLYINIMSFSHILANIGKNESERILPFNMWLDFPIEKSPIFEALFTIQTMSLQYVGICYICFDNFLCLANFHVVSQFRILQYRLASIHEYYYREINKKHKRESDCANICYTRLRGCVEYHQMLTEYCSKLEKIFSQLILGQVLFLSLVICLLSCQMFLVSIHYSFNCPFNYSSNIFYVFKIVEYLIENIIFRSYFQAPFPKRVGLMLNITGSLCQAFLFTYSCDGLNRHNAHVGESVLSGPWSNLSMDKVGRRLRKNVIMIIMRSNHSCSLTAGGFFPVSLETYTGILSTAMSYFTLLRQSSLNNES from the exons ATGAGATCCACAAAGTGGGTACTTTTTACATATTTCTTCTTTGAAGTAATTGTCTTAAGACCGCCGTATTTTTTAACCGAGAATAATGAATTTAGAAAATTGCAACAGGCTAGCGGTATGCTGCTTCAGCTAGTACACTATGAATTCAGCATACCTTTTTT CTGTAATATTCTGTACTTGACAAACATCTTTTTTAAGATTGGTGTAATGTATGCACACAGAGTGGATTTCTTTGATTTAGTGTTGTTCACGTTTAAGAATTTCTGGCACTTGGATTATGTTCCTGCtgaaaaattgattttgaaCGACTGTAAGCGA GCAGCTGCATTGGTTTCCTCATCCCTCCTATTATGG TGCCTTCCAATTTCTTTTATCTTCAATATGCCTT TGTATATTAATATTATGTCTTTTTCTCATATTCTAGCTAACATTGGAAAGAATGAATCTGAAAGAATATTGCCGTTCAATATGTGGCTCGATTTCCCTATAGAAAAGTCGCCTATTTTTGAAGCACTATTTACAATACAG ACGATGTCCTTGCAATACGTTGGCATATGTTATATTTGCTTCGACAACTTTTTATGTCTCGCAAATTTTCACGTAGTCAGCCAGTTTCGCATATTGCAATATAGACTGGCAAGTATACACGAATACTATTACAGAGAAATTaataagaagcataaaagagaGTCAGACTGTGCAAACATTTGTTACACGAGATTGAGAGGCTGCGTGGAATATCATCAGATGCTTACCGAATATTGCAGCAAACTCGAGAAAATATTTTCTCAACTTATACTTGGTCAAGTGTTATTCTTAAGTTTAGTAATATGCCTGCTATCATGCCAAATGTTTCTGGTCAGTATACACTATTCTTTC AATTGTCCTTTTAATTATTCTTCGAACATATTTTACGTATTTAAGATAGTCGAGtatttaattgaaaatataatttttcgttCTTAC TTTCAGGCGCCTTTTCCGAAACGCGTTGGCTTGATGCTTAACATAACTGGATCTCTATGTCAGGCTTTTCTCTTCACATATAGTTGTGACGGTTTGAACCGACATAACGCCCATGTTGGTGAATCTGTTCTTTCAGGACCGTGGTCAAATTTATCCATGGATAAAGTTGGCCGCAGACTGCGAAAgaacgtaataatgatcatcatgAGATCGAATCATTCATGCTCGTTGACGGCTGGCGGATTCTTTCCTGTGTCGCTGGAAACCTATACTGGA ATTCTCAGCACTGCTATGTCATACTTTACTTTATTAAGGCAGTCATCCTTAAATAATGAATCGTAA
- the LOC143183408 gene encoding uncharacterized protein LOC143183408 gives MRGCHMVATGTDISITLTTIFMKMSGLWMAANYTEQIFRNTMLLYTTSLILFAVGVQTTDFYYSWGDVSAQLYIMCNILSLTTSLIKITIIFLNRKDFFKLIVYMQKKFLNSNYDSYEEMIVDSSRRISTMFILSFTFFAQITVATYVIGPVWANIGKNDSERILPFRMWVNLPLTVTPYFEIMFTLQVLSVYQIGVCYFCFDNFLCIINLHVSGQFRILHYRLRNLTSGRGKEMSDIPVHSASKRYAVFKNCVQQHQSLIAYCDLLEHVFSSLVLGQVLLFSIVICLDGYQVLMAEATILRRLIFVFHTGTTMSQLLMFTYSCDCLIRESTNTSEAMFAAPWYYSSMSKHGKMLRNDMKLVILRSRIPCCLTARGFFVVSLETYTKVLSTAASYFTLLRQSTENAINNYLTVHTRVQEFTQLLFDIYFYIVKDMIIFHLIFQSRYKGFMPITEDLKKHQILISYYDKIAEICNGLALIQIITSSVSICLVGFHAFLFACATTGCCVLNLGNSKSRLEIIELSHVNSRKQCDHQYACISQALLFVMHFLKVTLISSCFLEILIMVPRSNLSFQAKPDKRQVLRTLIEFHNSIMTHELFLEYVAYIQLNEQITLRRIDVTVQTAFDSRLKGCHHIKAHYCKFNMTLGCFNDISLALTTPFMKMIGCWPARSQCEEVCRSIMRVITVILVFTNNVTHICDAIVVKVCIRLKVETIHLNIYSLHPLHFFVHILNTSLGCYKMSILLIYRKDFFKLITILFDKFLVISNYDAYERELVMAYKRISGRLIIVYTVFCQMTIFYYVMTPVLVIRSDISVLHLGFLLLIFCLTWASSTDFFLCFLNLHLNETDRIYMFKMPFPTLYLSPYFELMYVVQVLAFYQTCLCYFSADNFLFIFNMHLSCQFRILQYRFETLKGVNEDRSSSAKYPNGYYTAFKECILQHQELISYADRISSIYKVFFLIQTLTYSFLICLSGYHALIVPGSFAKHCQFLVLLLSTLWQLLMFCYGADHVKQESANVDIAVYLTPWPKIGMNGDGRMLWKSVNIVSLRARKPCVLSACGFFNVSLETFSKVLSTSLSYFALIRETVEG, from the exons ATGAGAGGCTGTCA TATGGTGGCGACTGGTACCGACATTTCCATCACTTTAACAACCATTTTTATGAAGATGTCGGGTCTGTGGATGGCAGCTAATTATACTGAACAAATATTCAGAAACACCATGTTACTTTACACTACCTCGTTAATTCTTTTCGCTGTTGGGGTTCAGACGACAGACTTTTACTATTCCTGGGGAGACGTTAGC GCCCAACTTTACATAATGTGCAACATTTTAAGCTTAACCACATCTTTAATCAAGATAACAATCATATTTCTGAACAGAAAAGATTTCTTCAAGCTAATCGTTTATATGCAGAAGAAATTCTTAAACTCTAATTATGATTCTTACGAGGAAATGATCGTGGACTCGTCTAGGCGTATTAGTACTATGTTCATTCTCTCTTTTACTTTCTTTGCTCAAATAACAGTTGCTACTTATGTTATAGGACCAGTTTGGG CAAATATTGGGAAAAACGACTCAGAGAGGATACTGCCTTTTAGAATGTGGGTGAACTTACCATTGACCGTGACACCGTACTTTGAGATAATGTTCACACTACAG GTTCTGTCCGTATATCAAATTGGAGTGTGCTACTTCTGCTTCGATAACTTTTTATGTATCATAAACTTGCACGTGTCTGGTCAGTTTCGTATACTACATTACAGGCTGAGAAACCTGACCAGTGGAAGAGGGAAAGAAATGTCAGACATTCCTGTACATTCCGCGAGCAAGCGTTACGCTGTATTTAAGAACTGTGTGCAACAGCATCAGTCACTGATTGCATACTGTGATTTGCTTGAACACGTATTCAGCTCGTTGGTACTGGGACAAGTTCTGCTCTTTAGTATAGTTATTTGTCTCGACGGATATCAGGTTCTTATG GCAGAAGCAACCATTTTAAGGCGTCTTATTTTCGTATTTCATACTGGTACAACCATGTCTCAGTTGCTGATGTTCACTTATAGTTGTGATTGTCTGATAAGAGAAAGCACAAACACGTCTGAGGCAATGTTTGCAGCTCCATGGTACTATTCGTCCATGAGCAAACATGGAAAAATGCTGAGGAATGACATGAAACTTGTTATACTGAGGTCTAGAATACCTTGTTGTTTGACAGCCCGAGGATTCTTCGTTGTGTCCCTGGAGACATACACTAAG GTCTTAAGCACTGCGGCGTCATATTTCACATTACTGAGGCAAAGCACTGAGAATGCGATAAATAACTA TCTAACGGTACATAC CCGTGTTCAGGAATTCACACAACTTCTTTTCgatatttatttctatattgttaAAGACATgataatttttcatttaatatttcAGTCCAG GTACAAAGGATTCATGCCTATTACAGAAGATTTAAAAAAG CATCAGATACTTATCTCTTATTATGATAAAATCGCTGAGATATGTAATGGGCTCGCATTAATCCAAATAATCACGTCTAGTGTGTCGATCTGTCTCGTTGGATTCCATGCATTTCTG TTTGCCTGTGCCACCACTGGTTGCTGCGTATTGAATTTAGGAAACAGTAAATCAAGACTTGAAATTATCGAATTAAGTCATG TCAATTCGCGGAAACAATGTGACCACCAATATGCATGTATATCACAGG CACTGCTTTTCGTAATGCACTTCTTGAAAGTAACACTAATATCGTCGTGTTTCTTGGAAATTCT CATAATGGTCCCACGATCGAACCTATCATTTCAAGCTAAACCTGACAAAAG ACAGGTGCTCAGAACTCTCATAGAATTTCATAATAGTATCATGACACATGAATTATTTCTCGAATATGTAGCTTATATCCAACTGAATGAACAAATTACATTGAGAAGAATAGATGTTACT GTACAGACTGCATTCGATTCACGACTGAAGGGATGCCACCATATCAAAGCACA CTACTGTAAATTCAATATGACACTTGGCTGTTTTAACGACATTTCTCTTGCCTTAACCACTCCTTTTATGAAAATGATTGGATGTTGGCCGGCAAGGTCTCAATGCGAGGAGGTTTGTCGGAGCATTATGAGAGTTATTACTGTGATTCTTGTATTTACGAATAACGTGACTCATATTTGTGACGCGATTGTAGTGAAGGTATGCATTCGTTTAAAAGTTGAAACGATTCATCTC AACATA TATAGTCTA CATCCACTTCACTTCTTCGTACATATATTAAACACCAGCCTGGGCTGCTACAAGATGTCGATTCTCTTGATCTATAGAAAAGACTTCTTCAAATTAATTACAATTCTGTTCGATAAGTTTCTTGTCATTTCGAATTATGACGCCTACGAAAGAGAGCTGGTGATGGCGTATAAACGTATCAGTGGGCGCTTGATTATTGTTTATACTGTCTTTTGTCAAATGACAATTTTTTACTATGTCATGACTCCGGTATTAG TTATACGTTCTGACATTTCTGTGCTTCACTTGGGATttcttctactgattttttgtctgacttggg Cttcttctactgatttttttct ATGTTTCT TGAATTTGCATCTAAATGAAACGGACAGAATATATATGTTTAAAATGCCATTTCCTACGCTGTATCTGTCACCATATTTTGAGTTGATGTACGTAGTACAG GTTTTAGCTTTCTATCAAACCTGCTTATGTTACTTCTCCgctgataattttttatttatctttAACATGCATCTGTCCTGCCAGTTTCGTATATTACAATACAGATTTGAAACTCTCAAGGGTGTAAACGAAGATCGAAGTTCTAGTGCAAAGTACCCCAATGGATACTATACAGCATTCAAGGAATGCATTCTGCAGCATCAAGAACTTATTTCATATGCTGATAGAATATCAAGTATATATAAAGTATTTTTTCTGATACAAACGTTAACGTACAGCTTTCTTATCTGTCTCTCAGGGTATCATGCACTAATA GTACCTGGATCTTTCGCAAAACACTGTCAGTTCCTGGTTCTCTTACTCAGTACTCTCTGGCAGCTACTCATGTTCTGCTACGGCGCTGATCATGTAAAGCAGGAAAGCGCGAATGTGGATATAGCTGTGTACTTAACTCCTTGGCCAAAGATCGGAATGAACGGCGATGGAAGGATGCTATGGAAATCTGTAAATATTGTTTCATTGAGAGCTAGAAAGCCTTGTGTTCTATCAGCCTGTGGTTTCTTTAACGTGTCTTTGGAAACGTTCAGTAAG GTTCTAAGTACTT